AGACCACTCATCTGCTTGAGCAACTGCTCGCGCAATTCAAGGAGATTTTGATAATACTTCGCCCATTCGCTCTTGATCTTCACAGCGCCATTGGGACCTTTTGAACGGCCCGTGGTATTGCCAAGGATGGCGGCGGACGTCGCGGAGCGCGCCGGCTTGTTGCTTTCGGCTTCTTTTTTCACGATCTTTTTCTTCGTTGTCACAAGCTGATGAAATTTTTTTACGTCTAAAACTGCCGTCCGATGGAATTTCAATCCATCAGAGAGCGTGCGAATGTATCAAAGGAAAACAAATAATCCATCAAAATATTCAACAATTTTTATGCCATTGGGATGCTAAAAATCTCCTCGTTCCATCTCACACGTGAAATATCACTTAAACTACACCCCTTAACTGGCCTTTGCAAATTCCTAAACCTCAAAATACCCCAAAACCCCTCATTTCGCCAAAAGCTCGTCAAGCGCCCAAAAAAATATCCGCACTTATCCGCACTTACGCGCTCCCACCCGCACTTTCCGCCTCCAAAGCGCGCTTTATCCGCCCGCGTCATCTCACCCGTTCTCGATGCACGCGTACGCATTATGATTGTGGATGCTCTCAAAATTCTCCGCTTCGACCTTGTACCAGGTCACATCGGGATGCGCATTGAGCTTCAGCGCCACGTTCCGCACCAGGTCCTCGACGAACACCGGGTTCTCGTAAGCCCGCTCCGTCACCGCCTTTTCGTCCGGACGCTTCAGCAACGAATACAACTCCGAACTCGCCGAACTCTCCACCAGCGCGATCACATCCTCGATCCAAATCGCCCGTTTCGAGCGCAACTGCACCGTCACATTGCCCCGCTGATTATGCGCGCCATGCTTGCTGATCGCCTTCGAGCACGGGCAAAGCGTCGTCACCGATGCCACCACCGTCAACACAAAATCAATTTCCTTGCCGCAAGCCGTCGCATCGAACCGCGCCGTATAATCCATCAAACCCTCCATGCCCGTCACCGGCGCCTTCTTGCTCAGGAAAAACGGAAATTCCATTTCGAGATGCGCCGTCGCCGCGTTCAACTTCTTCTGCATCGCGTGAAGAATGTCCGTGATATTCTCCACATGCACCACGTCACCATGCGCATTCAGCACTTCGACGAACCGGCTCATGTGCGTCCCCTTGAATTCCTTCGGCAGATCCACATACATGCCGATCGTGGCGATCGTATTCTGCTGCGCGCGCGCCTTGTCGCGGATCTGGATGGGAAACCGCAACCCGCGAACCCCCACCTTATCAATGCGCAACTCGCGATGATCCCGCTCGTTCTGCTTGTCCTGCATCGCCGGCTCCTTGGACTTCGGTGCGGCAGCGGCTGGCTTCGAATTTTTCACAACAGTCGTTTTTTGCACTCTGCAAGTTACCAGCGCAGAAGGTTTTTGCAAATAATCTTGTCGCCAAAATCCCTCTGTAGCCGTGGTCTACAACCGCCAAATCCGCGCCTCAAAATTTTCAATAATGAAACAGGAACAAATCCCGCATTTTCTTCCCTTACCCCATTTACCACCAAAACAAAGCCGCACATGCGGTTCCGAAGGAGCGGCACAGACATTACATTCTTATTATTCAATGCTACTTCCGCATCCACGCGAAAAATCATTGCGGCCCTATGGCAATGAAATCAAAACCTTCGGTGAAATTGCCGCTCTGAATATCATTACGGCCGACGACGGCAGTAAATTGAGTCAACGCCGCCTGTATAGAAGCGCGACTGATATTGACTGAAAAAATATTATCGCTGAAGCCCGGATTATCACTTCCAGTATGGGCTGTGGCGATAATTGCGGGAGGCGCTGAAAATGGAGTGGTAAAAGTCACTGTATAAGTCGGAAAAGTCTGGACATTGTCGTAAACGAATCCACTGCCTGGATTACCACCTACATGCAAAGTCGTTGTGGTCGAGTTACCTTGGCTGGTGTTGACGGTTATTTGACTGATCTGATAAATCTGGCCACTGATGCCTATCCATTGCCCAATGCTAAATTGGCCGCTGTAGTCGCCAGTTGCGGTAAGATCACCGAGACCATCGGAACTAAAATTTGCCACCGGCGTACCACCGCTTCCTACAGCCGAATAAGCCACTGAAAAGCCAGTGCCAAATACGGGCGCACCTGTGTCGAATACAATTCCGCGAATTATTTTCATACCACCCTCAGCCGTAGAAGTTAAATTCGATGCGGCAGAAACTTGGAGATTGTTTCCATTGGCGCTGAGCACAATATTTGTCCCGGCCGCCAGCGTGATAAAATCTGCCAACCCGTTAATACTTTTCACCACCTGGCCGGAGGCGATATTTGTTGCGCTTACCGAATTGCCCGCCAGTTGAGCGCTCATAATCGCCCCATTGGTCACACTTGCGGCAACCGTCGCGAATTGAGCGTAGGGCGTTGGCAACATTTGAACACGAGGTGAAAGAGTCTGCGCGGTTCCGCCATTGGTGATAGTAATATCCAGCCAGCGCGCGCTTCCGTTAAAAGCCGCCGAACCGAAATCGAGATTTACTGTAAAGAACCCATTGTTAACTAACGGATTTGCGGAGGCGGGATTACCAATCCGGTTGCCATTGGCGGAAGCATCATACAGCGCAAATATCATCGAATAAACTCCGTTGGCATTTGTGCCATTATTATGAAGCTGCCCTTGATACGTGAACACACTAGTTCCCTGTGCAAACAATGATACTGCTGACATCCATATCGCCAGGGCGATGGTTAATTTCTGAATTTTGGTTTTCATGGGTTAATTCACGGATAATTATTTTTCGCAACACCCGTACAAAACTGGGATTGATATCTGTTGCTAATTAACGGCAAAAAAGCTGCCCTGAGATTTCCCTAAAACGGCTGGCCAAACTTCCGATCGAGACAGAATTGGGTCGGACGGCTTTCTCTATACGATTTACTTATTTTAATTACAAGCCTAAGCGATAATTATCATTCATTTCCGCTTTGACTCGCTGGCCTAAAATCTTTATTACCGCGCATGGTTTTCAATAGGGCATGCATCAGCTTAATTCTCCTCACGTTATTTCTCAGCCTCCACCTGCCCGCCGCCCAAACCTTCCGCATCGCCACTTATAACGTAGAAAATGATCTCGACCACGACAGCGGCACGCGCCACGCAAAATCCGACGCCGCCAAAGCCAAGATTCTCGAAAGTATTCTCGCGCTGAAACCCGATGTTCTCGCGCTCGAAGAAATCGGCGAGACGAATGTCTTGCTCGAACTGCAATCCGCACTCCAAAGCAACGGCCTCCCCTTGCCGAATTGGGAATACGTCACCGGCTTCGATACCAATATCCACGTTTGCGTCCTCAGCCGATTCCCCATCACCGCGCGCCGCCCACAAACCAACGACACTTACCTCCTCAACGGCGAGACTTTCAAGGTCAGCCGCGGTTTCGCCGAAGTGGACGTCGCCGTCACCACCAATTACAGCTTCACCCTCATCGCCGCGCATTTGAAATCCAAGCGGACCATCCGCGCAGCCGCCGAGGCCGACATGCGCCTCGAAGAAGCCAAAATCCTCCGCCAAAAAATTGACGATATCCTCGCTGCGAATCCCAACACCAGCCTCATCGTCCTCGGCGATCTCAACGACACCCACGACTCCCCCGCCATCCGCGCCATCATCGGCCGCGGCAAAACCGGCCTCGTGGACACGCGCCCCGCCGAGCACAACGGCGATGCCGAACCGGCCGCGAACCATCGCCTCAACGAGCGCAACATCACCTGGACCGATTTTTACGCGAAGGAAGATTTATATTCGCGCATTGATTACATTCTATTGAGCCACGCCTTCGCCCGCGACTGGAACCCGGCGGAAACCGCCATCCTCGCTCTGCCGAACTGGGGCATCGCCTCCGACCACCGCCCCCTCGTCGCTACCTTCACCGTCCCGTGACGAGTTTCGGGAGATTGAGCACGCTGGTGCTTACTTTTTTTGACGCAGAGACGCGGAGTCGCAGAGAAAGATTGGGAATATGAATGAATTTTAATCTGATGAGACCTTTTTATAAATGTCCGCATCCACTTTGTCTTAAAACCGAGCAAATCCGCAAAACCCTCCCATCCAGTATCTTCTCCACTCTGCGCCTCTGCGTCTCTGCGCCTCTGCGTCAAAATCCGCTCGCCGAAAAACATTTCCAAATATAAAACAAATTTGTTAACCTTTTCCTACTCAAGTACGTCTCCCTAGTTACGGAACGTGATGGTTGGCAGTTGAAGTGACGTGAAAGCAGACAACGTAATATTGCTCGTCGAGGATAGCACCGAGGATGCGAGCCTGGTCCAGCTCGCTTTTAAAAAGTGGGGCATCGGCAATCCTGTACATGTCGCCACCGATGGCGAACGCGCTGTGGAATACCTCGGCGGCGATGGCATGTATGCCGATCGCGACAAATATCCCCTGCCGACTCTGACTTTGCTCGACCTGAACCTCCCGCAAATGTCCGGCTTCGACGTCCTCCAATGGATGAGCGAACGTCCGGGGCTCAAGAAGCTGCCCGTAGTAGTCTTGAGCGGGACAAAAGACCCCACCCATTTTGAACAAGCCCAGCGTCTCGGCGCCAGCGCCTGCGTTGCCAAAAGTCTGGACCTTTCCGAGCTTTACGAACTCATCCAGCACCTGAACTATTTCTCCCTCGCGTCCGACTACAACAATAGCGCCGTTGACTGGACGCCCGAGCCGGAAGAGTAATAAGAGCGGGTCGGCGCGAAATCTCCTCTGAACGGACCGCGGGTCTATGACCCGCAGCAAGGTTCATAAGGTCAGGCCGCTTTCGGCTCAGCCATTGCAGGATAAAAAGCAGGCGTCTTCTTTAACAATTATCTACTATCGCGACCGGCAATCCTCTTCGTGAATTGCTGCGGGTCACAGACCCGCGGTCCGGTGGAAGGAAGTTCACAGGCTGCCACATACGCCACATGAACTTGTCCAGGATAAATTCTTCTCCCTCGCTCCGCGCTCGTTGCGCGGGGAGAGGGGTCTTTAACTCTCGAAAATTAATTCCTCAAACGTACAACGCCGTCTTCAACTCATGCGTCAGCACGCTCATGAACATATAGCGTTTGTCCATGTCCTGTTGCAGGCATTTCAAGATCACCCTCTCCACACCAATCGGCAGATCGGGATTATGCTGCCGCGGATTCACGAAACTGGAACGATCCACCTGCTTGGCCAGAATCTCCGAAGGCGTCTCGCCGGGGAACGGTTTGAAATTCGTCAGCAACTCATACGCCGACACGCCGAACGCAAAAATATCCGCGCGCTGATCCACCCCTTCGCGCAATAATTGTTCTGGCGCCATGTAAGCGGGCGTGCCGGGATTCTTCGAAAGTTTTTTCGGCTCCTTGGGAATCGGCAGCGCCAGATCGAAGTCCGCCAGCCGCACCCCCGCATTGCGCGTGATCAATACATTCTCCGGCTTATAATCGAGATGCATATAACCGCTCTCATGCACATGCTCCAAACCCGACGCCATATCAATCAGGATATTGCCCACGTTTTCCAGCAACACCGGATCGTGGTCCGCATACATCAGCTTGAGGTTCGATCCCTCGACATACTCCATCAGCAGATACAACGCGCCGTCAATTTTCCCATGGCCATAATAACCTATGACACAATCATGCGGCTGCATCTTGGAAAGCACCTCGCAGCCCTGGTTAAAACGCTTGCGCGCCGTAAGGTCGAATTTTAAATTATCGTGCAACCGGCGCAATGCGAACGTCACATTATCCTTGTCCGTCGCCAGCCAAATATCCGCCATCCCTCCGCTATTAATCAATTCCCGCAAATAATAAGGCCCGAATGGCCCCGGCTCAGCCGAGCCGCTGGATGCTGAATCTTTCTTCGACTTAAAAAACACGCCGGGGTTTATAGCACGAAACCGGATTTCCTGCCACTGTGCTTTCCGACGCACACCCCCCCCGCGCTTCTTCTCAGAATTTCTCGCAAAACCCACCGCCTTCAGGCTTAATCTCCCCATTGGCAAACGATCACACAAACCAAATCCGCCCGCGACCCATTCGTGCGCTGTTCATTTTTCTCATCGTCGTTTTCATCGGCGGCGCTCTGCTCGCGCCGTGGCTTTATTGGTTCGTCCAATCCGTCGCGCCGGATTCCCATCTCGCGCACAATCCCTTTCATCGCTTCGTCAATCGCTCGCTGCTCGTGCTCGCGCTCCTCAGTATCTGGCCGTTGCTGCGAAGCCTCGGCGCGCGCTCATGGCGGGACGTGGGCCTTGTAAATCCGCGCGGTGAATGCTCTCGCCTTGGCGCGGGCTTCGCGCTTGGTTTCGGGTCGCTCGCGTTCGTGGCCGTCATCGTTCTCGTCGCGCACGGACGCCAATTTAATTCCGACCTCACCGCCGCCAAACTCACCGGCAAAATTGCGGGTGCCGCCGCCACCGCCATCGTCGTCGCCGTGCTCGAGGAATTGCTTTTTCGCGGTGCGATCTTTGGCGCGTTGCGAAAAGTCTGCGACTGGCGCATCGCCCTGCTTATCAGCAGCATGATTTACGCAATCGTCCACTTCATGCAAAGCGCCGATGCCGCCGGTCCCATCACTTGGACAACCGGCCTCGAATTGGTGCCCCAAATGCTGCGCGGCTTTGGCAACCTCCAAGTCGTCATTCCCGGTTTCTTCAACCTCACCCTCGCGGGCACCCTGCTCGGCCTCGCGTATCAACGCACCGGCAATCTTTATTTCTCCATCGGCCTGCACGCCGGCTGGATTTTTTGGCTGAAATCCTACGGCTTCCTCACTGGCGCGCTGCCCTCCGCGAATCAATGGCTCTGGGGCACGGAAAAATTGATTGATGGCTGGCTCGCGTTGTTCGTTCTCAGCTTCGCGCTTCTCGTCTTGCTTCGCCTCCCGCAAGCCAAACCCGCGCCCCGACGATGAACGTCTCCGCGCTCAAACCACTTCGCGATGCCGCCCTCGGCCTTCTGTATCCCGAGACCTGCCAGATTTGCAATCACGAGCGCGCCAAGCCAGCCGAAGGTTTTGTCTGCCCGCCGTGCTGGAAAAAAATCCACTTCATCCGTCCGCCCTTTTGCGATCGCTGTGGCTTGCCATTCCAAGGCGCAATCACCACCAAGTTCGAGTGCGCCAACTGTCGCGAAATGGATCTGCACTTCAGCTACGCTCGCTCGGCGGTCGTGGCGAACGCCTTTCTGCTTGAGATCATCCATCGCTACAAATACCAACGCGCCTTATGGTTCGAGCCATTCCTCGCCGACCTGCTGATTCGCGAAGCCGCGCCCGTCCTGGCCAAAAACCCTTATGATTTGATCATTCCCGTCCCCCTGCATCCCGCCAAGCAGCGCGAACGTGAATTCAACCAAGCCGGACGCCTCGCCACCCGCCTCAGCCGCGCGACGCAAATTCCATTGAATGCGAAGCTCCTCCGCCGTGTCAAACCTACCCAGACCCAAACTCATTTCACCCGCTCCGAGCGCGCGAAAAACATGCAAGATGCTTTCGCCCTGCGGGTTGGAGAGCCGGTCAATGGCCGCCGTATCGTGATTCTGGACGATGTTTTTACGACTGGCGCAACTACCAGTGCTTGTGCCAAAGTATTGCTGTCCGCTGGCGCGGCTGAAGTCTCGGTTTGGACTGTCGCTCGCGGAATTTAATTTAATGACAAAGATTCAACGGCTTGCAACTCGTCCCGCCACCGGGACCGGTTCTGACTTCGAATCGGGCATGCGCCCAACGGATTCGTCATTTCCATTCAGCCAACCCTAACTTGCAAAATGCCTGACATGTCTTCCTCTACCACCACCTTCACCAAAAAAACTTTGGGTTTGGAAACCGTCGAGCCGGCCGTCACTCCGCCGCCGAACACGGAAACCAATTTCGTTAAGAAATCCAAGATGGGCGGCGGCAAGTCTCGCAAGCGTGATATTCCCGAAGGTCTTTGGACCAAGTGCAAACAATGCGGCACAATGGTTTTCGACAAAGAGCTGGAGGAAAACCAAAAGGTTTGCCCGCAATGCCAATATCATTTTCCCATCGCCGCCCGCGACCGCATCAATTCGCTCGTTGAACCGGGTTCGTTTGAAGAACTCGATGCTTTAATGACCAGCGTGGACATTCTGAAGTTCACCGGCGTTTCCAGCTATGCCTCCAAGCTCACCGACTATCAAAAGTCCACCGGCCACAAAGATGCCGTCGTCACGGGCGTCGGCACGATTGGCGAACACCGCACCGCTCTCGGCGTAATGGATTTCAGTTTTCTCGGCGGTTCGATGGGTTCCGTGGTCGGCGAAAAATTGACCCGCGTCATCGAACACGCTACCGACGAATCCTTGCCGCTGATCATCGTCTCCGCCAGCGGTGGCGCGCGCATGTATGAAGGCACTTTCAGCCTTATGCAAATGGCCAAGACCTGCGGCGCTCTTGCTTACCACGCCAAGGCCAGGCTCCCCTTCATTAGCATCCTGACCGATCCCACAACCGGCGGCGTGACCGCGAGTTTTGCCAGCGTCGGCGATCTCATCCTCGCCGAACCGCACGCCATGATCTGCTTCGCCGGCCCGCGCGTCATCAAAGACACCACCCAAGCGGAATTGCCGCCCGGATTTCAAACCGCTGAATTCCTCCTCGACCACGGCCTCATTGATTCCATCGTCACCCGCAAGGAAATGAAACGCCAACTGATCGAATACCTGGACTTCCTCATGACCGGCCAAAAAAAGGCGGCCAACGGTTCATAGAGCCAGCTTAACGCGGCTCTGTCCTTTAATTCGTCTGCGCGCCGATGCGAAAGAAACCCTTCGACGCTGAATTCGTGACTTTCAATTCATTCCAACCATTCGACGTGACGGAGACGGTTGGCGTTGCGGGCGTCCACGGATCGTTTAACGACTGCGTTTGCAGAATGGTATAATTGAGATTCGTCCGCGCCCCAAACCGCAACTGCCCGGAACTGACGTCAGGCAAAGTTCCCAGATAAGGCGCACCGGATTGCTCCCGTAAAGTTTCCGTGTGCGACGCATCCAATCCGAACAGATAAGCATCCCACGCAGTGATGCCGCCGGCATTCGGAAGCAGCGTCATCGGCGTGATCGTGGAATCGCCGACCGTGGCCCCCGCCCACGCCGCAAAGTCAGTCATCCGATTGGTCGTCGCCAGTCCGAATCCGCCGGAGAAAACCGTATCCACGGAATTCGAAGCCATAAAATATAATGGCCCCGAACGCAAACTAGGCGGAATCACGATGGATGAAATGCTGCCCGGCGAAAGAAATTCCAGCGGCGCGCTCACCCATGAATTTGTATTCGTTCCAAAATAATAACTCGTGTCCGGCGGCGCGCCCATGAACAGCGCCCGCGTGGCCGTGGGATATTTCTCCACCGGCAACCGGCAAGTATAGGTGACCACATAAGACCACCAGTAAGTCACGTCAATCCCCCGCACACTCACCTGGTAATCGCTCCGGTTGAAACGGCCTTCCTCCGCGGTGAACAGGATGTTGGTCACTCCGTCGTATAGCGAAGGCAAAGAACTGGCATATTTCTCATTAAGAGAAAGCGCATAATAAGTGGAGTTGGTCAGAACTCCTTCCACCACCCCCTGCACCGTTCCATTGGTGATGCACCACAAATAAAATCCGCAAGCCGAAGGCGAAAGCGGATTTGAAGTCGGGATCAGCCAGTTTTGCGCCGCCGGACAAACGTACTCCGTCAAGGTGCTCGCGCCCACCGGGAATTGGCTCACATCCCGCGTATGAGCATGACCGCAAGCCAGCCAGGTCGGCGCCGTCCAAGGTTTCAAAAACCAAAAAATGTCCCGCCGCAACTCCCGCGCATCCGCGCTGAACGCCGCAACGATCGGTTGATGCACCGCCAAAAGCACCGGCTTGGTATGATCCATCGTTTCGCGCAAACCCGTCAGCCACGCCCGCTCCTCCGGGTCCAGCCAGCCCCCGCCGTGGCCCGCCAACCCGATCACCGGCAATCCGGCGATGGTAAAATTCGTGTAGCGCGGCGTGTTGGGAAATATTTTGTTGAACAGCGCGGAATTCGTGACCTCGTAAGCGGGATTGTCATGATTGCCGGGCAGAATATAGAGTGGAAAATTTGTGAACTGGCTCAGCGCCGTCCGCGCGAGGATGAGTTCATTCATCGCTTCCGGCTCATTATCGTGAAGTCCAAAGGCCGTCGCCCCTGCCACGCACAAATCACCCGTCACGATCATCGCCGTGGGGTGCGGCGAAATCGCATGCAACATCGCGATCAGCCGTGGGTCAATATTCGTCACGATTGTGCCATTGGCCAGCTCCGTGTTATCGAGTGCCATGTGAACATCGGAAATCTGCATCAACACCCCGCAATTCGTCGCCGACGGATCGAAGTGAAAATATTTATAAACATCCGCGACGTTGGTGGACGCCTGCAACTGGGCCTTGGCCGAGTGAGAGGACAGGAATAAAATCAGCGACAGCGCGGCAAGATAAAAAAATCGCGGGCAGATCTTCATTAAACTCAGGAGTTCAAACACCCCGCTTGAGAAACGACAAATTCAAGCCTTTCTTTTATCAATAAATTTGGAAAATTCAAGCACTAACAAACCCTGCATTTAAATAGATTCCGCACTCGAGTGGCTACAGGTTTTGACAATCCATTCTTCAGGCGCGTCGTGCCAATATAGCTATTTAGCCGCGGGTATCAATTTATTTGACATGCAGATAAATTCTGAGAGCATCCGCGCCAGTCTTACCGGGTTTGTCATGGGATTTTTAAGCTTTAATAACCGATTGCACGCAGTTCCAAAGTTTAGGTTTTTTGGGGAATGACGAAATGCCAGTGGCGAGGAATATTTCCAGAATCGGATGCGCACGCGTAACCGCTTGAGCGGATCGAAGTGTGGCAGTGTCCGATTGGATGTAAGCAATGTGCTACCGCGCCACGTAGGAAACAACGGAGGGCTCTAGTTTCGGTTTTAGTTAACTCCGCTTATTCGGTTTGAAAGGGAAAATGAAATTAAAATGGCTTCTTCTCGGATCGTTGGTCGCATTGTGGCTTGGCTTCAAAGGCGCGTCGCCGGCGATGGCTGACTTCGTTTCGCAAGGCCGAAGTTTTTTGGCAGTCAGCAATATTGTTTCCGCCAATGTGAATTTTTCCAATGCCGTGAATTCGGTTCCTGCCGATCCGGTGGCCAATACCTTCTATGCCGTCACGCGAGTCCTGTCACTGCCGCTGCTGCCGCCGGCAAGTAATTTTTTGACTCGCTGGGGTGTGCCGGCCGTAGGCCGCAATCTGTACGACTGGACCGCGCGTCCGCTCAGGGACAGCAATGGCCTCTTAATCGCCCCGGCCGGAGTGGATGCAAATGAATTTACTTCCCTGCTTCGCACCAATTTTTTGCCCGCGATAATCGGCGCCGAGTCAAATCTAAGCGTCATCACGGATACCAATTTCACCCTGGCCCTAACCGCGTCGGATACCGGCAGCGTGGCCGTGACGCTCGACTATGGCGACATCCAAATGCTTCGCGCGATGCTTCAGGCCAGCGAATATCTTATTTACAACACTTATTCATGGAATCTCGACGCGCAACTGACAGTCATTCGTTCATTGTACGCTAACGACGCTTTTTCTTTCGCCGCTTTGTTTAAAGACTATCCGGGCTTGCTTACTTTTGCCTCCACCAACGACCTGCTCAATGCCAAAAGCGCTTACACCAATGGCGTGAACCGCTACCTTGCGGCGTCGCTGTTCATCCGTGAACGGAGCGCCGGAGAGACGCGACTGTTCAATCTGGACCCAAAAAGCGCTGGACGGGAGCAAAATTTCCGCGCCACCCTCGCGGACCTGGAGAATTCGCTCGCCAGCAATACGATGGTCATTTCCAGCATAGATTCCGACCTCGCTCTTTACGCACCCGCGGCATTTACGGCGACAAACGCGCCGCGATCTTTTCTTCCGGTTTTTTACAAGCAGGGATTCATCGGTGGCACGCTTGAATCCACTTTTGGCGGCACGGTGCGAGGCATCCCTCCCGGGTACGTGGAATCCGTTCTCGCGCACGATTTGACGTTTTATCAGCAGCTATCCCCGTCTCTGCAATCTAACCGAAATACGTTTGAATTCCCGGTCTATGGCCGCATTGGACGGGGCTACGTCGTGGAATCCTCAACTAATTTCTTGGATTGGACCGACGCGTTCGCCTTTGTCAGTTTTGGCGATCGCATGGATTTTTCGACCACCAACATTACTGATGGCCCCAAAATATTTTATCGCGTGGCTGACCGTACTGACTCGATGCCTCCTCCACCGAACGACAATTTTGCCAACGCTACTCTGTTGCCTGGCTTGGGAATCGTCGCCGAAAGTTACAACAACAACTCCACCTTTGAACCGGGCGATCCGGTTACTTTTGGTGCGGGAACCGTTTGGTGGAAGTGGACCGCCACTGCTACTGGATTGGCGGCTGTGGCTGCCACTGGCGTGAGCAAAAATGACTATTTCAATGTCTCCGCTTATTCCGGCGGCCCTGCGATCAATAACCTGACCCCAGTTTACAATTTGTACAATCCAAATTACGTTTACGAAGCTCCTTTTTACCCTTTGGTATTTTCAGCAACCGCTGGAACCACTTATTATTTTGAAGGGTATAGTTACGAAAATCC
This portion of the Verrucomicrobiia bacterium genome encodes:
- a CDS encoding metallophosphoesterase; its protein translation is MKICPRFFYLAALSLILFLSSHSAKAQLQASTNVADVYKYFHFDPSATNCGVLMQISDVHMALDNTELANGTIVTNIDPRLIAMLHAISPHPTAMIVTGDLCVAGATAFGLHDNEPEAMNELILARTALSQFTNFPLYILPGNHDNPAYEVTNSALFNKIFPNTPRYTNFTIAGLPVIGLAGHGGGWLDPEERAWLTGLRETMDHTKPVLLAVHQPIVAAFSADARELRRDIFWFLKPWTAPTWLACGHAHTRDVSQFPVGASTLTEYVCPAAQNWLIPTSNPLSPSACGFYLWCITNGTVQGVVEGVLTNSTYYALSLNEKYASSLPSLYDGVTNILFTAEEGRFNRSDYQVSVRGIDVTYWWSYVVTYTCRLPVEKYPTATRALFMGAPPDTSYYFGTNTNSWVSAPLEFLSPGSISSIVIPPSLRSGPLYFMASNSVDTVFSGGFGLATTNRMTDFAAWAGATVGDSTITPMTLLPNAGGITAWDAYLFGLDASHTETLREQSGAPYLGTLPDVSSGQLRFGARTNLNYTILQTQSLNDPWTPATPTVSVTSNGWNELKVTNSASKGFFRIGAQTN
- a CDS encoding CPBP family intramembrane glutamic endopeptidase, whose product is MANDHTNQIRPRPIRALFIFLIVVFIGGALLAPWLYWFVQSVAPDSHLAHNPFHRFVNRSLLVLALLSIWPLLRSLGARSWRDVGLVNPRGECSRLGAGFALGFGSLAFVAVIVLVAHGRQFNSDLTAAKLTGKIAGAAATAIVVAVLEELLFRGAIFGALRKVCDWRIALLISSMIYAIVHFMQSADAAGPITWTTGLELVPQMLRGFGNLQVVIPGFFNLTLAGTLLGLAYQRTGNLYFSIGLHAGWIFWLKSYGFLTGALPSANQWLWGTEKLIDGWLALFVLSFALLVLLRLPQAKPAPRR
- a CDS encoding ComF family protein, with the protein product MNVSALKPLRDAALGLLYPETCQICNHERAKPAEGFVCPPCWKKIHFIRPPFCDRCGLPFQGAITTKFECANCREMDLHFSYARSAVVANAFLLEIIHRYKYQRALWFEPFLADLLIREAAPVLAKNPYDLIIPVPLHPAKQREREFNQAGRLATRLSRATQIPLNAKLLRRVKPTQTQTHFTRSERAKNMQDAFALRVGEPVNGRRIVILDDVFTTGATTSACAKVLLSAGAAEVSVWTVARGI
- the accD gene encoding acetyl-CoA carboxylase, carboxyltransferase subunit beta, yielding MSSSTTTFTKKTLGLETVEPAVTPPPNTETNFVKKSKMGGGKSRKRDIPEGLWTKCKQCGTMVFDKELEENQKVCPQCQYHFPIAARDRINSLVEPGSFEELDALMTSVDILKFTGVSSYASKLTDYQKSTGHKDAVVTGVGTIGEHRTALGVMDFSFLGGSMGSVVGEKLTRVIEHATDESLPLIIVSASGGARMYEGTFSLMQMAKTCGALAYHAKARLPFISILTDPTTGGVTASFASVGDLILAEPHAMICFAGPRVIKDTTQAELPPGFQTAEFLLDHGLIDSIVTRKEMKRQLIEYLDFLMTGQKKAANGS
- a CDS encoding response regulator, which codes for MKADNVILLVEDSTEDASLVQLAFKKWGIGNPVHVATDGERAVEYLGGDGMYADRDKYPLPTLTLLDLNLPQMSGFDVLQWMSERPGLKKLPVVVLSGTKDPTHFEQAQRLGASACVAKSLDLSELYELIQHLNYFSLASDYNNSAVDWTPEPEE
- the folE2 gene encoding GTP cyclohydrolase FolE2, encoding MQDKQNERDHRELRIDKVGVRGLRFPIQIRDKARAQQNTIATIGMYVDLPKEFKGTHMSRFVEVLNAHGDVVHVENITDILHAMQKKLNAATAHLEMEFPFFLSKKAPVTGMEGLMDYTARFDATACGKEIDFVLTVVASVTTLCPCSKAISKHGAHNQRGNVTVQLRSKRAIWIEDVIALVESSASSELYSLLKRPDEKAVTERAYENPVFVEDLVRNVALKLNAHPDVTWYKVEAENFESIHNHNAYACIENG
- a CDS encoding endonuclease/exonuclease/phosphatase family protein; amino-acid sequence: MVFNRACISLILLTLFLSLHLPAAQTFRIATYNVENDLDHDSGTRHAKSDAAKAKILESILALKPDVLALEEIGETNVLLELQSALQSNGLPLPNWEYVTGFDTNIHVCVLSRFPITARRPQTNDTYLLNGETFKVSRGFAEVDVAVTTNYSFTLIAAHLKSKRTIRAAAEADMRLEEAKILRQKIDDILAANPNTSLIVLGDLNDTHDSPAIRAIIGRGKTGLVDTRPAEHNGDAEPAANHRLNERNITWTDFYAKEDLYSRIDYILLSHAFARDWNPAETAILALPNWGIASDHRPLVATFTVP
- a CDS encoding serine/threonine-protein kinase, with amino-acid sequence MFFKSKKDSASSGSAEPGPFGPYYLRELINSGGMADIWLATDKDNVTFALRRLHDNLKFDLTARKRFNQGCEVLSKMQPHDCVIGYYGHGKIDGALYLLMEYVEGSNLKLMYADHDPVLLENVGNILIDMASGLEHVHESGYMHLDYKPENVLITRNAGVRLADFDLALPIPKEPKKLSKNPGTPAYMAPEQLLREGVDQRADIFAFGVSAYELLTNFKPFPGETPSEILAKQVDRSSFVNPRQHNPDLPIGVERVILKCLQQDMDKRYMFMSVLTHELKTALYV